One Lepisosteus oculatus isolate fLepOcu1 chromosome 13, fLepOcu1.hap2, whole genome shotgun sequence genomic region harbors:
- the stag1a gene encoding cohesin subunit SA-1a produces the protein MITSELPVLQDSTNESGQAETVSLAVSVAELEDKGKRKRGRPGRPPSANKKPRKTPAEKSHVGVPRGRKANGVAQQNGEGDPVTLFEVVKMGKSAMQSVVDDWIESYKQDRDIALLDLINFFIQCSGCKGTVRIEMFRNMQNAEIIRKMTEEFDEDSGDYPLTMPGPQWKKFRYNFCEFIGVLIRQCQYSIIYDEYMMDTVISLLTGLSDSQVRAFRHTSTLAAMKLMTALVNVALNLSIHQDNTQRQYEAERNKIAGKRANEKLELLLEKRKELQENQDEIENMMNSIFKGIFVHRYRDAIAEIRAICIEEIGVWMKMYSDAFLNDSYLKYVGWTLHDRQGEVRLKCLKALQNLYTNRELFPKLELFTNRFKDRIVSMTLDKEYDVAVEAIRLVTLILQGSEDALSNEDCENVYHLVYSAHRPVAVAAGEFLHRKLFSRHDPQAEEALAKRRGRNSPNGNLIRMLVLFFLESELHEHAAYLVDSLWESSQELLKDWECMTELLLEEPVQGEEVLSDRQESALIELLVCTIRQAAEAHPPVGRGTGKRVLTAKERKTQIDDKNKLTEHFIMALPMLLSKYQADSEKVANLLQIPQYFDLDVYSAGRMEKHLDALLKQIKFVVEKHTETEVLEACSKTYSILCSEEYTIMNRVDIARSQLIDEMVDRFSHSVEDLLQEGEEADDDDIYNVLSTLKRLTAFHNAHDLTRWDLFGNCYRLLKTGIEQGSMPEQIAVQALQCSHYSILWQLVKITEGSPSKDDLIALRRVVKSFLAVCQQCLSNVNTPVKEQAFMLLCDLLMIFSHQLTTGSREGLQPLVFNPDTQLQNELLNFVLDHVFIDQDEENQSMEGDEEDEANKIEALHKRRNLLAAFSKLIIYDIVDMHAAADIFKHYMKYYNDYGDIIKETLSKTRQTDKIQCAKTLILSLQQLFNELIQDQGPNLDRTSSHVSGIKELARRFALTFGLDQIKTREAVATLHKDGIEFAFKFQNPKGPEFPPPNLAFLEVLSEFSSKLLRQDKKTVHSYLEKFMTEQMMERREDVWLPLISYRNSLLTGGDEDRLSVTSGSSSSKAASVRSKKGRPPLHKKRIDEENVEGSWLMRNDTIQTPGALQTPQLTSTVLRENPRQAPEHIPDQDSEPGSETDYVHNQQMQMSWLGQQKLEEVNRKDRGGMNYMKARSGVRQTVRGLMEDDAEPIFEDVMMSSRGQLEDMNEEFEDTMVIDLPPSRNRRERAELRPDFFDSAAIIEDDSGFGMPMF, from the exons ATGATAACTTCAGAGTTACCAGTTTTACA GGACTCCACTAACGAGTCTGGGCAGGCCGAGACGGTCAGTCTGGCTGTCAGTGTGGCAGAGCTGGAAGACAAAGGCAAGAGGAAGAGGGGGCGTCCTGGCCGACCACCG TCCGCCAACAAGAAGCCGCGAAAGACGCCGGCGGAGAAGAGCCACGTGGGCGTCCCCCGGGGCAGGAAGGCCAACGGCGTGGCGCAGCAGAACGGGGAGGGCGACCCCGTCACCCTGTTCGAGGTGGTGAAGATGGGCAAGAGCGCGATGCAG TCTGTCGTGGATGACTGGATTGAGTCCTACAAACAGGACCGAGATATAGCACTTCTGGACCTGATCAACTTTTTCATTCAGTGTTCTGGTTGTAAAG GCACTGTAAGAATTGAGATGTTTCGCAACATGCAAAATGCAGAGATCATCCGAAAAATGACAGAAGAATTTGATGAG gatAGTGGTGATTATCCTCTCACTATGCCAGGACCTCAGTGGAAGAAATTCCGGTACAATTTCTGTGAATTTATTGGAGTCCTGATCCGACAGTGCCAGTATAGTATAATTTATGATGAGTACATGATGGACACAGTAATCTCTCTACTGACGGGTCTCTCGGACTCCCAGGTCAGAGCCTTCAGGCATACCAGCACGTTGGCAG CTATGAAGCTCATGACAGCTCTCGTCAATGTGGCCTTGAATCTCAGTATTCATCAGGATAACACACAACGACAGTATGAGGCAGAGCGAAACAAAATTGCTGGAAAGAGAGCCAATGAGAAATTAGAACTGCTGctagaaaagagaaaagag CTCCAAGAGAACCAAGATGAAATTGAAAACATGATGAATTCAATTTTTAAGGGCATTTTTGTTCACCGTTATAG GGATGCTATTGCTGAGATCAGGGCTATTTGTATAGAAGAAATTGGTGTGTGGATGAAGATGTACAGTGACGCTTTTCTAAACGATAGTTACCTGAAGTATGTGGGCTGGACACTGCATGATCGG CAAGGTGAAGTTAGGCTGAAGTGTTTGAAAGCTCTTCAAAACTTGTATACAAACCGAGAACTCTTCCCCAAACTGGAGCTGTTTACCAACAGGTTTAAG GATCGTATTGTATCGATGACGCTTGATAAGGAATACGATGTTGCGGTCGAGGCCATCCGATTGGTGACGTTAATTCTGCA GGGGAGCGAAGACGCTCTGTCCAACGAGGACTGTGAGAACGTGTACCATCTGGTGTACTCGGCACACCGCCCTGTGGCTGTGGCAGCGGGAGAGTTCCTGCATCGGAA GCTGTTTAGCCGGCATGATCCCCAGGCAGAAGAGGCCTTGGCTAAAAGAAGGGGGAGAAACAGCCCAAATGGAAATCTCATCAGAATGCTGGTGCTTTTCTTCTTAGAAAGTGAG CTGCATGAGCATGCTGCGTATTTGGTGGACAGTTTGTGGGAAAGCTCGCAGGAACTTCTGAAAGACTGGGAGTGCATGACGGAGCTGCTGCTGGAGGAACCTGTGCAAGGAGAGGAAG TGCTGTCGGACAGGCAGGAGAGTGCACTGATCGAGCTGCTGGTGTGCACCATTCGGCAAGCAGCAGAGGCACACCCTCCAGTAGGCAGAGGGACTGGGAAAAGG GTTCTGACTGccaaagagagaaaaacacagatcgatgacaaaaataaattaacggAACACTTCATTATGGCACTTCCAATGTTGCTTTCAAAG tatcAGGCAGATTCTGAGAAAGTGGCAAACCTCCTGCAGATCCCTCAGTATTTTGACCTTGATGTGTACAGCGCTGGGAGGATGGAGAAA CACCTAGATGCCTTGTTAAAGCAGATCAAGTTTGTAGTGGAAAAGCACACTGAGACTGAGGTTTTGGAAGCCTGCAGTAAAACGTACAGCATCCTGTGCAGTGAGGAGTACACCATCATGAACCGAGTGGACATTGCCCGCAGCCAGCTGATTGACGAGATGGTGGATCGCTTCAGCCACTCGGTGGAGGACCTGCTACAGGAG GGTGAAGAGGCAGATGACGACGACATTTACAATGTGCTTTCCACTCTCAAGAGGCTAACAGCATTTCATAA TGCACATGATCTTACGAGATGGGATTTGTTTGGGAATTGCTACAGGTTGCTGAAGACTGGTATTGAGCAGGGATCAATGCCAGAGCAG ATTGCAGTACAGGCTCTGCAATGTTCCCATTACTCCATTTTATGGCAACTAGTCAAGATAACAGAAGGTTCCCCATCCAAG GATGATCTTattgcactaagaagagttgtCAAATCTTTCCTCGCGGTCTGTCAGCAGTGCTTGTCCAATGTCAACACTCCAGTCAAGGAACAG GCCTTCATGCTGCTGTGCGATCTCCTCATGATCTTCAGCCATCAGCTGACCACAGGGAGCAGGGAAGGGCTGCAGCCTCTGGTTTTTAATCCAGACACGCAGTTGCAGAACGAGCTCCTCAACTTCGTTCTGGACCATGTTTTCATTGATCAAGATGAGGAGAACCAAAGCATGG AGGGTGACGAAGAGGATGAAGCTAACAAGATCGAGGCCTTACACAAGAGGAGGAACCTGCTAGCGGCCTTCAGCAAGCTCATCATCTATGACATTGTTGACATGCACGCAGCTGCTGACATCTTCAAACACTATATGAAG TACTACAACGATTATGGGGATATCATCAAAGAAACGCTAAGTAAAACAAGGCAAACGGACAAGATTCAGTGTGCAAAAACTCTCATCCTCAGCTTGCAACAG ctCTTTAATGAGCTTATTCAGGATCAAGGCCCGAACCTGGACAGAACATCTTCTCATGTCAGTGGAATTAAGGAGCTGGCTCGCAGATTCGCACTTACATTTGGTCTGGACCAGATCAAAACGAGAGAGGCTGTTGCAACTCTGCACAA GGATGGTATAGAGTTTGCCTTCAAATTCCAAAACCCGAAAGGCCCAGAATTTCCTCCTCCAAACTTGGCTTTTCTTGAAGTGCTCAGTGAATTCTCCTCCAAGCTGCTTCGTCAGGACAAGAAGACTGT CCACTCGTACCTGGAGAAGTTCATGACGGAGCAGATGATGGAGCGGCGGGAGGACGTGTGGCTGCCCCTCATCTCCTACAGGAACTCCCTCCTGACTGGCGGCGACGAGGACAGGCTGTCCGTGACCAGTGGGAGCAGCAGTAGCAAGGCTGCCTCCGTGCGCAGCAAGAAGGGCCGACCGCCGCTTCACAAGAAGCGGATAGATG AGGAAAATGTGGAAGGTTCCTGGCTCATGAGAAATGATACCATCCAGACCCCTGGAGCTCTACAGACTCCACAGCTGACATCCACAGTTCTTCGGGAAAACCCCCGGCAAGCCCCTGAGCACATACCGGACCAAGACTCTGAGCCAGGTTCTGAAACGGACTACGTGCACAA ccaacaaatgcagatgtcCTGGTTAGGGCAGCAGAAGCTGGAGGAGGTCAACCGGAAAGACCGAGGAGGCATGAACTACATGAAAGCCAGAAGTGGAGTAAGGCAGACTGT TCGTGGCCTCATGGAAGATGATGCAGAGCCGATATTTGAGGATGTGATGATGTCATCACGTGGGCAGCTGGAGGACATGAATGAAGAGTTTGAAGACACCATGGTCATCGACCTG CCTCCATCAAGGAACAGACGAGAGAGGGCAGAACTGAGACCAGATTTCTTTGACTCTGCAGCTATTATAGAGGATGACTCG GGCTTTGGGATGCCTATGTTCTGA